The proteins below come from a single Roseiflexus sp. RS-1 genomic window:
- the bchD gene encoding magnesium chelatase ATPase subunit D, producing the protein MATLPLPALVGLELAQQALLLLAVEPRLRGMAVGAPAGAGKSSLARGMRDLLCSDDRSVPFVELPLGIDEAGLLGGLDIEATLRVGRRVARAGALARADGGILYADQVNLLPDAIINPLIAAIDTGEVRLEREGLSIRSPARFVFIGSYDPAEGLPRRHLLDRLGLLLVLPRTMNEQARAEIVRRNMSRAPAQASDAYTDELDLLRGLVLAAREQLPQVQIADEQIEQLLAMATLCGVEGHRADTFAVYAACATAALGLRDRVEQEDLELAVRLVILPRATRLPPPPDQPPDQAPPPPPPDAENDTSDAPPEPPSDEELTIPPEQVLSALAAELPVELEQLPFRALRRGKTGSRGTVAGKRGRHIRSIPGDPRRGRIDVSATLRVAAPFQPLRRSQAGADAQSSRVLLRADDLRIKQYRSKAGALFLFAVDASGSMALHRMRQAKGAVHALLQKAYVHRDRVALLAFRGQSAELLLPPSQSVELARRALDLLPTGGGTPLAAALLAAIDVAQQARARGIMQTVLVLLTDGRANVGLRAGRDQVAEELQTLGRAVVASGIQTIVVDTQRTYLSRGEARKLAEWLAGEYVYLPNAQGDQIAALAVERVDRRL; encoded by the coding sequence ATGGCGACACTTCCCCTGCCTGCACTGGTTGGTCTGGAACTTGCGCAACAGGCGTTGCTGCTGCTGGCAGTCGAGCCGCGCCTGCGGGGGATGGCAGTGGGTGCGCCTGCAGGCGCAGGGAAGAGCAGCCTGGCGCGTGGCATGCGTGATCTGCTTTGCTCTGATGACCGGTCGGTTCCATTTGTGGAATTGCCGCTCGGCATCGACGAAGCCGGTCTGCTGGGGGGACTGGATATCGAAGCGACGCTGCGCGTCGGGCGGCGGGTCGCACGGGCAGGGGCGCTGGCGCGCGCCGATGGCGGCATCCTCTATGCCGATCAGGTCAATCTGCTGCCTGATGCGATCATCAATCCGCTGATCGCCGCAATCGATACGGGCGAAGTGCGTCTGGAGCGCGAGGGTCTCAGCATCCGGTCTCCCGCGCGTTTCGTCTTTATCGGATCCTACGATCCGGCTGAGGGTCTGCCACGTCGCCATCTGCTCGACCGGCTCGGTCTGCTGCTGGTGTTGCCGCGCACGATGAACGAGCAGGCGCGCGCCGAAATTGTGCGGCGCAACATGAGTCGCGCACCCGCGCAGGCTTCTGATGCGTACACCGATGAACTCGATCTGTTGCGCGGGCTGGTGCTGGCGGCGCGTGAGCAACTGCCGCAGGTGCAGATCGCAGACGAGCAGATCGAACAGTTGCTGGCGATGGCAACGCTCTGTGGCGTTGAAGGGCATCGCGCCGATACGTTTGCCGTCTATGCCGCCTGTGCCACAGCCGCGCTTGGTCTGCGCGACCGGGTCGAGCAGGAAGACCTGGAGCTGGCAGTTCGGTTGGTGATTCTACCGCGCGCGACCCGTCTTCCCCCTCCGCCGGATCAACCGCCCGATCAGGCGCCGCCTCCGCCTCCCCCCGATGCCGAAAACGACACGTCTGACGCACCGCCTGAACCGCCCTCGGACGAAGAGTTGACCATTCCGCCCGAACAGGTGCTCAGTGCGCTGGCTGCCGAATTGCCGGTGGAACTGGAGCAACTGCCGTTCCGCGCGTTGCGGCGCGGCAAGACCGGTTCGCGTGGAACGGTTGCAGGGAAGCGCGGACGGCATATTCGGAGCATCCCCGGAGATCCGCGACGCGGCAGGATCGATGTATCCGCCACCCTGCGAGTTGCTGCGCCATTCCAGCCGCTCCGTCGTTCGCAGGCTGGCGCGGATGCTCAATCATCGCGGGTGTTGCTGCGCGCCGATGATCTGCGGATCAAACAGTACCGGAGCAAGGCTGGCGCGCTGTTCCTTTTCGCGGTGGACGCCAGCGGCAGTATGGCGTTGCACCGCATGCGTCAGGCGAAAGGCGCAGTTCACGCCCTGCTTCAGAAGGCGTATGTCCACCGTGATCGGGTGGCGTTGCTGGCATTTCGCGGGCAAAGCGCCGAACTCCTCCTGCCGCCGTCGCAGAGTGTCGAGCTTGCGCGACGCGCACTCGATCTGCTTCCGACCGGCGGCGGCACACCGCTGGCAGCCGCGCTGCTGGCAGCCATCGACGTGGCGCAACAGGCGCGCGCGCGCGGCATTATGCAAACGGTGCTGGTGTTGTTGACCGATGGGCGAGCGAACGTTGGATTGCGCGCCGGGCGCGATCAGGTTGCCGAAGAGTTGCAAACACTCGGTCGTGCGGTGGTAGCATCCGGTATTCAGACAATTGTGGTTGATACGCAGCGAACATACCTGAGCCGGGGCGAGGCGCGCAAACTCGCCGAATGGCTCGCCGGAGAGTATGTGTACCTCCCCAATGCACAGGGCGATCAGATCGCCGCGCTGGCGGTCGAGCGTGTGGATCGGAGGCTCTGA
- a CDS encoding FHA domain-containing protein yields MTTRQALAQEIADAQRTISALTEEIAATRSYIAANEQALQNQPSSLRAITEEGLAKARASLARKEAELQIAQQTLANAQRTLAKVEEIGRKQEEIRKLEQDQATINALLERARSELARLETELLTMTGPVSVPPFALVLNDGRTVALPTDRAEMLIGCQDPADHIFPDIDLSPFDARSSGVSRRHALLRYASGQWTITDLGSANGTFVNDAALTPQTPVALPDGAVVRLGAFVVTFRSRAQSKTVRL; encoded by the coding sequence ATGACCACGCGACAGGCGCTGGCGCAGGAGATCGCCGATGCGCAACGGACGATCAGTGCATTGACCGAGGAGATCGCTGCGACCCGCAGTTACATCGCTGCCAATGAGCAGGCGCTCCAGAATCAACCCTCATCGTTGCGCGCAATCACCGAAGAGGGGCTGGCGAAAGCGCGCGCCAGCCTGGCGCGCAAAGAGGCGGAACTTCAGATTGCGCAGCAAACGCTGGCGAATGCGCAGCGCACGCTGGCGAAGGTTGAGGAGATTGGGCGCAAACAGGAGGAGATCCGCAAACTCGAGCAGGATCAGGCGACGATTAATGCCCTGCTCGAACGTGCCCGCAGTGAACTCGCGCGCCTCGAAACCGAACTTCTGACGATGACCGGTCCGGTTTCCGTGCCGCCGTTTGCGCTGGTGCTGAACGATGGGCGAACCGTGGCGCTGCCGACCGATCGCGCCGAGATGCTGATCGGGTGTCAGGACCCGGCGGATCATATCTTCCCCGATATCGATCTGTCACCCTTCGATGCGCGATCCAGCGGTGTCAGCCGGCGGCATGCGCTGCTGCGCTATGCCAGCGGTCAGTGGACGATCACCGACCTGGGCAGCGCCAATGGAACGTTCGTGAACGATGCGGCGCTCACGCCACAGACGCCGGTTGCGCTGCCTGATGGCGCAGTTGTGCGTTTGGGCGCATTTGTTGTAACCTTCCGCTCGAGGGCGCAGAGTAAGACGGTGCGTTTGTAA